The Streptomyces sp. 11x1 genomic sequence CCGCGCCCCTGAGAAACAGGGGCTGCGCCCCGTGCTCTTCAGGCCCGCAGGGGCCTGGCTCTTCAGGGGCGCGGGGAACTGCGCGGGCAACCACGACCCACTCGCGCCCACCAGAACACGCGAACCCCCGAGCTGTGCGGGCGGCCTTGTCCGAACCCCCCGCTACGCTCGGCCGCATGGCTCTGAACACGTCCGCCGAATCCCCCCTCCCCGTCGGCGAGGTCTCCCGCCTCATCGGCGGCTGGATCGATCGGCTCGGCGCGGTGTGGGTGGAGGGGCAGATCACCCAGTTGTCGCGGCGCCCGGGCGCGGGCGTCGTGTTCCTCACGCTGCGGGACCCGTCGCACGACATCTCCGTGGGCGTCACCTGCTACCGCCAGGTGTTCGACGCGGTGGCCGACGTCGTGAGCGAGGGCGCCCGGGTCGTCGTCCTGGCGAAGCCGGAGTGGTACGCGCCGCGTGGGCAGCTGTCGTTGCGGGCCACCGAGATAAAGCCGGTCGGGGTCGGTGAACTGCTCGCCCGGCTGGAACAGTTGAAGAAGTCGCTGGCCGGCGAAGGGCTCTTCGCGCCCGAGCGGAAGAAACCGCTGCCCTTCCTGCCGCAGCTCATCGGCCTCGTGTGCGGCCGCGCCTCGGCCGCCGAGCGGGACGTGCTGGAGAACGCCCGGCACCGCTGGCCGGCCGTCCGCTTCGAGGTGCGCAATGTCCCCGTGCAGGGCGTGCACGCGGTGCCGCAGGTCGTGCAGGCGGTGAAGGAGCTGGACGCGATGGAGGGCGTGGACGTCATCGTGGTGGCGCGCGGCGGCGGCAGCGTGGAGGACCTGCTGCCCTTCTCCGACGAGCAGCTCGTACGGGCGGTCGCGGCCTGTCGTACGCCGGTGGTGTCGGCGATCGGGCACGAGCCGGACACCCCGTTGCTGGACTACGTGGCGGACCTGCGCGCGTCCACGCCCACCGACGCGGCCAAGAAGGTCGTACCGGACGTGGGCGAGGAGTACGAGCGGGTGCGGTGGCTGCGGGACCGGGCGCGGAGGTGCGTGCAGGCGAGCGTGGAACGGGAGGAGCGGGGGCTGGCCCACGCGCTGGCGCGTCCCTCGATGGAGGACCCGCACCGCATGATCGACGAACGCGCCGACCACGTGGCGTCGTTGCTCGACCGGGGGCGCCGCTGCCTCGGGCACCATCTGGACCGCGCCTCCTCGGAGTTGACGCACACGCACGCGCGCGTGGTGGCCCTCTCCCCCGCGGCGACGCTCCGGCGGGGATACGCGGTGCTGCAGAAGGCGGACGGGCATGTGGTCCGCGCCCCCGGCGAGGTGG encodes the following:
- the xseA gene encoding exodeoxyribonuclease VII large subunit translates to MALNTSAESPLPVGEVSRLIGGWIDRLGAVWVEGQITQLSRRPGAGVVFLTLRDPSHDISVGVTCYRQVFDAVADVVSEGARVVVLAKPEWYAPRGQLSLRATEIKPVGVGELLARLEQLKKSLAGEGLFAPERKKPLPFLPQLIGLVCGRASAAERDVLENARHRWPAVRFEVRNVPVQGVHAVPQVVQAVKELDAMEGVDVIVVARGGGSVEDLLPFSDEQLVRAVAACRTPVVSAIGHEPDTPLLDYVADLRASTPTDAAKKVVPDVGEEYERVRWLRDRARRCVQASVEREERGLAHALARPSMEDPHRMIDERADHVASLLDRGRRCLGHHLDRASSELTHTHARVVALSPAATLRRGYAVLQKADGHVVRAPGEVGPEEPLRARVAEGEFAVRVDGAGAVQETGTVGGDA